A genomic window from Chitinophaga pollutisoli includes:
- a CDS encoding RagB/SusD family nutrient uptake outer membrane protein, whose amino-acid sequence MKAKYFSIICALTAGLTLASCADSWLDPEMRGTNLESNFYKNEEEAFKGLVAVYDVVGWQGGGYVTRTGMADAASDDHHAGGGGASDVNDLQVMTRWELTPEIGPHNDLWRKGFSGVFRANKLLEKLSAVPMSDAKKARFVAECKFLRAYFYFDLVRMFKNIPLLVKPLDVNEMFDVTQATPAEVWAQIESDLKEAIAETQLPDRITEVNEKARATKGAAHALLGKVYIYQEKWPEAAAELALVNATPGQQNPTYGYALLENFGDLWKSEPEFKFNKESIFEISYTNTSQGTWNCVACTEGNVLNIMTGPRSYTATADDAPDYVSGWSFLTVSKELYAVMKDDPRFPHTIADLKALVAAGKATYAPGYDDTGYFLEKFMGRASNRVPSGIPELNFPQNLYDMRLADTYLLEAEALVRAGQGSGAGSRAYALLNAVRDRVGLGPIPATIDNIFLERRKELAGEGHRFFDLIRTKQAETVLKTRGFDETKHYVFPIPFNDLQSTKLEQNKEWGGTK is encoded by the coding sequence ATGAAAGCGAAATATTTTTCCATCATATGCGCGCTCACGGCCGGATTAACCCTGGCTTCCTGCGCCGACAGCTGGCTGGATCCCGAAATGCGGGGTACCAACCTGGAATCCAATTTCTATAAAAACGAAGAAGAAGCATTTAAAGGACTGGTTGCCGTGTACGACGTGGTAGGCTGGCAGGGCGGGGGATACGTGACCCGCACCGGTATGGCTGATGCCGCGTCCGACGACCACCACGCCGGTGGTGGTGGCGCCAGCGACGTGAACGACCTGCAGGTGATGACCCGCTGGGAGCTGACGCCAGAAATCGGCCCGCACAACGACCTCTGGCGCAAAGGCTTCTCCGGTGTGTTCCGCGCCAACAAACTGCTCGAAAAGCTGTCCGCCGTGCCCATGAGCGACGCGAAGAAAGCGCGTTTCGTGGCCGAATGCAAATTCCTCAGGGCCTACTTCTATTTCGACCTGGTGCGCATGTTCAAAAATATCCCGCTGCTCGTCAAGCCACTCGATGTGAACGAGATGTTCGACGTAACGCAGGCCACGCCGGCCGAGGTATGGGCGCAGATCGAAAGCGACCTGAAAGAAGCCATCGCGGAAACCCAGCTGCCCGACCGGATCACGGAAGTAAACGAGAAAGCCCGCGCTACCAAAGGCGCCGCGCACGCATTGCTGGGGAAAGTGTACATCTACCAGGAGAAGTGGCCGGAAGCCGCCGCAGAACTGGCATTGGTAAATGCCACGCCCGGCCAGCAAAACCCGACGTATGGCTATGCGCTCCTCGAAAATTTTGGCGATCTCTGGAAATCCGAGCCGGAATTCAAGTTCAACAAAGAATCCATTTTCGAGATTTCGTATACCAATACGTCGCAGGGAACCTGGAACTGCGTGGCCTGTACAGAAGGCAATGTGCTCAACATCATGACGGGGCCGCGCAGCTATACGGCCACGGCCGACGATGCGCCGGATTACGTGTCGGGCTGGAGCTTTTTAACCGTGTCGAAGGAATTGTACGCCGTGATGAAGGACGATCCCCGGTTCCCACATACCATCGCCGATCTCAAGGCGCTCGTGGCGGCGGGTAAAGCGACGTATGCCCCGGGGTACGACGATACCGGTTACTTCCTGGAGAAATTCATGGGCCGCGCCTCCAACCGCGTTCCAAGCGGCATCCCCGAGCTGAACTTCCCGCAGAACCTGTACGACATGCGCCTGGCGGATACTTACCTGCTCGAAGCCGAAGCACTCGTGCGCGCGGGCCAGGGCAGCGGCGCGGGTTCGAGGGCGTACGCCTTGCTCAACGCCGTGCGCGACCGTGTGGGCCTGGGGCCGATCCCCGCCACCATCGACAATATCTTCCTCGAAAGAAGGAAAGAGCTCGCCGGCGAGGGGCACCGCTTCTTCGACCTGATCCGCACCAAACAGGCGGAAACTGTTTTGAAAACGCGCGGATTCGACGAAACGAAACACTATGTGTTCCCGATTCCCTTCAACGACCTGCAAAGCACGAAACTGGAGCAGAACAAAGAATGGGGCGGCACCAAATAA
- a CDS encoding glycoside hydrolase family 16 protein: MKTIHFLPVLLIGLHMLACGGKNNDPAPPPYIPPTFEDKHWQFETTPVWADEFDYDGLPDPARWTYDLGGHGWGNNELQYYTDKLSNAQVGNGLLSITARKEALEGRAYTSARLVSKGRGDFLYGRFEIKAKLPGGKGTWPAIWMLPTDWAYGGWPKSGEIDIMEHVGYDPNRVHMSVHTEAYNHSINTQKTAHKIVDKAIGEFHVYRVDWTPYAIRGYIDGNLLFTFINENKGAAAWPFDKKFHFLLNVAVGGNWGGQQGIDDSVFPATMEVDYVRAYKMIDK, from the coding sequence ATGAAAACGATCCACTTTCTGCCGGTGCTGCTGATCGGCCTGCACATGCTGGCCTGCGGCGGCAAAAACAACGATCCTGCGCCGCCGCCTTACATCCCGCCAACGTTTGAAGACAAGCATTGGCAATTTGAAACCACGCCCGTTTGGGCCGATGAGTTCGATTACGACGGCCTGCCCGATCCCGCCCGGTGGACCTACGACCTGGGTGGCCATGGCTGGGGCAACAACGAGCTGCAATACTACACTGATAAGCTTTCCAATGCGCAGGTGGGCAATGGCCTGTTGTCAATTACCGCCAGGAAGGAAGCGCTCGAAGGGCGCGCTTACACCTCCGCGAGGCTCGTCTCCAAAGGGCGCGGCGATTTCCTGTACGGGCGTTTCGAGATCAAAGCGAAGCTGCCCGGTGGAAAGGGCACCTGGCCCGCCATCTGGATGCTGCCGACAGACTGGGCCTACGGCGGCTGGCCGAAATCCGGTGAAATCGACATCATGGAGCACGTAGGCTATGATCCCAACCGCGTGCACATGAGCGTCCACACCGAAGCTTACAATCACAGCATCAACACCCAGAAAACCGCGCATAAAATCGTGGACAAGGCGATCGGGGAATTCCATGTGTACCGCGTGGACTGGACGCCATACGCCATCCGCGGTTACATCGACGGTAACTTGCTGTTCACCTTCATCAACGAAAACAAAGGCGCGGCCGCATGGCCTTTCGACAAGAAATTCCATTTCCTCCTCAATGTCGCCGTGGGCGGCAACTGGGGCGGGCAACAGGGGATAGACGACAGCGTTTTTCCCGCCACCATGGAAGTCGATTATGTACGCGCTTATAAAATGATTGATAAATGA
- a CDS encoding glycoside hydrolase family 30 beta sandwich domain-containing protein, producing the protein MKTFLLGLLCCVFSCKGSDGPGPGPVDPPGPQGPSDVAFWLTKGDRSVLFAKQNVILNFSSQLNASPNITVDESQAYQEIDGFGYTLTGGSATLINGLPEARKTALLEDLFRWDSTHIGVSYLRISIGASDLSASTFSYNDMPAGQTDPTLANFSIQVEKTDLIPVLQRILAINPHIKILGSPWSPPEWMKTNGNFKGGKLKPEYYAAYAQYFVKYVKAMQAEGIPIDAITPQNEPLHPGNNPSLDMQAAEQADFIGNHLGPAFRAAGITTKIICYDHNADRPDYPLTVLGDAKAAQFTDGSAFHLYGGSISALTQVHNAFPDKHVYFTEQWVGGPGNFAGDLKWHVSNLIIGAPRNWSRNVLEWNLAATADYKPHTPGGCTTCLGALTIGSDYTKNVAYYIIAHASKFVRPGSVRIASNLPGSLENVAFRTPDGKKVLIVLNSGANAQPFNIQYKGKQAATELAPGAVGTYVW; encoded by the coding sequence ATGAAAACCTTCCTGCTGGGGTTGCTTTGCTGCGTCTTCAGCTGCAAAGGCAGCGACGGGCCCGGCCCCGGTCCGGTGGACCCTCCGGGGCCGCAGGGGCCGTCGGACGTGGCGTTTTGGCTCACGAAAGGCGATAGATCCGTGCTTTTCGCCAAACAAAACGTGATCCTCAATTTCAGCAGCCAGCTCAACGCATCGCCGAATATCACGGTTGATGAATCGCAGGCTTACCAGGAGATAGACGGCTTCGGCTATACGCTCACAGGCGGCAGCGCCACACTCATCAACGGATTGCCCGAAGCGAGGAAGACCGCGTTGCTGGAGGATTTGTTCCGGTGGGACAGTACGCATATCGGCGTCAGCTACCTCCGGATCAGCATCGGCGCGTCCGATCTCAGCGCGTCTACTTTCAGTTATAACGACATGCCCGCCGGGCAAACGGATCCCACGCTCGCGAACTTTTCCATCCAGGTAGAGAAAACAGATCTGATCCCGGTACTGCAACGTATTTTGGCCATCAACCCCCATATCAAAATCCTCGGTTCGCCGTGGTCGCCGCCGGAGTGGATGAAAACGAACGGGAATTTCAAAGGCGGAAAACTGAAGCCGGAATATTACGCGGCCTATGCGCAATATTTCGTGAAGTATGTGAAAGCGATGCAGGCAGAAGGGATTCCCATCGACGCGATCACGCCGCAAAACGAACCGCTGCATCCGGGCAACAATCCCAGCCTGGATATGCAGGCGGCGGAGCAGGCAGATTTCATCGGCAATCATCTCGGCCCCGCTTTCCGCGCAGCGGGCATCACTACAAAAATCATCTGTTACGACCACAACGCCGACCGGCCGGATTACCCGCTCACCGTGCTCGGCGACGCCAAAGCCGCGCAATTCACCGACGGCTCAGCGTTTCACTTGTACGGCGGTTCCATTTCCGCGCTCACGCAGGTACACAATGCCTTCCCCGACAAGCACGTGTATTTCACGGAACAGTGGGTGGGCGGCCCCGGCAACTTCGCGGGTGATCTGAAATGGCATGTTTCGAACCTCATCATCGGCGCGCCCCGCAACTGGAGCCGCAATGTGCTGGAGTGGAACCTCGCCGCCACGGCGGATTACAAACCCCACACCCCGGGCGGCTGCACTACCTGCCTCGGTGCGCTGACTATCGGAAGCGATTACACGAAAAATGTGGCATACTACATCATCGCCCATGCTTCCAAATTCGTGCGCCCCGGTTCGGTACGCATCGCTTCGAACCTGCCGGGCTCGCTGGAAAACGTCGCCTTCCGCACACCCGACGGTAAGAAGGTGCTCATCGTGCTGAACAGTGGCGCCAACGCGCAGCCGTTCAACATCCAGTACAAGGGAAAGCAGGCCGCCACGGAACTGGCGCCCGGCGCGGTAGGCACATACGTGTGGTAG
- a CDS encoding DUF5916 domain-containing protein yields the protein MRRLIPCLFGCIFTLQAAAQKKNEQYRLQMRKATSAIKIDGVADEPAWRDADSVSNFYMILPMDTSYANVRTDVKMTYDNDQIYLLVINYNGAPGPYMVESLRRDFAFLKNDNFLMFLDPFDDQTNGFAFGSNAAGAQWDGLMYDGGKVDLSWENKWTSLVKNYPDKWVFEASIPFKTIRYKKGITRWGINFGRNDLKTTEKSSWAPVPRQFPSASLAYTGVLDWDTIPPNAGPNISLIPYMLGGLNKDYISDNPTKWRRDAGLDAKIGITSSLNLDLTVNPDFSQVDVDKQVTNLDRFELFFPERRQFFLENGDQFTNFGYSTLRPFFSRRIGLGTPIHFGARLSGKLNRNWRLGVMNMQTGKQSATSLPAQNFTVAALQRRVFSRSNIGMLLINKESINYDPGKAEPGDPVYSRYNRNFGLEYNLASANNFWTGKALALKSFSPGLRSKDWAHAANLQYTSKVWSIGWQHEYVGKNYKAEVGYVPRTGYIKFAPTATRLFFPKTGALLSHGPQLTSTNFFTEKMERTDNELMLNYGLVWRARNTLNIWASTTYIQLLQPFDPLNLGKDSLQAFSKHSWNTVGADYVSKPQSLLTYALSARYGGYYAGGRRFTATGELGYRFQPYVSIAMSANYNQLNLPKPWGNNGFWLVGPRLDVTMTNTLYFTGFVQYNEQMKNMNLNTRLQWRYRPASDLFIVYTDNYLPEPFYVKNRALVLKLVYWLNL from the coding sequence TTGCGACGACTCATTCCATGTTTATTCGGCTGCATATTCACGCTCCAGGCGGCGGCACAGAAGAAAAACGAACAATACCGCCTGCAGATGCGCAAGGCAACTTCCGCCATCAAAATCGACGGCGTGGCCGACGAGCCCGCCTGGCGCGACGCGGATTCCGTGTCCAACTTCTACATGATCCTGCCGATGGATACGAGTTACGCCAACGTCCGCACCGACGTGAAGATGACGTACGACAATGACCAGATCTACCTGCTCGTCATCAATTACAACGGCGCGCCGGGGCCTTACATGGTAGAAAGCCTCCGCCGCGATTTCGCCTTTCTCAAAAACGATAACTTCCTGATGTTCCTCGACCCCTTCGACGATCAGACCAACGGCTTCGCCTTCGGCTCCAACGCCGCGGGAGCGCAGTGGGACGGATTGATGTACGACGGCGGGAAGGTGGACCTCAGCTGGGAAAACAAATGGACGTCCTTAGTGAAGAATTACCCGGACAAATGGGTGTTTGAAGCCTCCATTCCCTTCAAGACCATCCGTTACAAGAAGGGGATCACGCGCTGGGGAATCAATTTCGGGCGAAACGACCTGAAAACCACCGAAAAAAGCAGCTGGGCCCCGGTGCCCAGGCAATTCCCGTCCGCCTCGCTCGCCTATACCGGCGTGCTCGACTGGGATACCATCCCCCCCAACGCCGGGCCCAATATCTCGCTCATCCCCTATATGCTGGGCGGCCTCAATAAAGACTACATCTCCGACAACCCCACCAAATGGCGCCGCGACGCCGGGTTGGACGCCAAGATCGGCATCACTTCTTCCCTCAACCTCGACCTGACCGTCAACCCGGATTTCTCGCAGGTGGATGTAGACAAGCAGGTGACCAACCTCGACCGCTTCGAGCTGTTCTTCCCCGAGCGGCGGCAGTTTTTCCTCGAAAACGGCGATCAGTTCACCAATTTCGGGTACAGCACGCTCCGGCCCTTCTTTTCGCGGCGCATCGGGCTGGGAACGCCCATCCATTTCGGCGCGCGCCTTTCCGGCAAGCTCAACCGCAATTGGCGGCTGGGGGTGATGAATATGCAAACGGGGAAACAATCGGCTACATCGCTGCCCGCGCAGAACTTCACCGTGGCAGCACTGCAGCGCCGCGTGTTTTCGCGGTCCAACATCGGGATGCTGCTCATCAACAAGGAATCCATCAACTACGATCCGGGGAAAGCGGAGCCGGGAGACCCTGTCTATTCCCGCTACAACCGCAACTTCGGGCTGGAATATAACCTGGCTTCGGCCAATAACTTCTGGACCGGCAAGGCCCTCGCCCTCAAATCCTTCTCGCCCGGCCTGCGCAGCAAAGACTGGGCGCATGCCGCCAACCTGCAATACACCAGCAAAGTTTGGAGCATTGGCTGGCAGCATGAATATGTTGGAAAGAATTACAAAGCGGAAGTCGGATATGTTCCCAGGACGGGTTACATCAAATTCGCGCCCACCGCCACCCGCCTCTTTTTCCCGAAAACCGGCGCATTGCTCAGCCATGGGCCGCAGCTGACGTCCACCAATTTCTTCACCGAAAAAATGGAACGGACGGACAATGAACTCATGCTGAACTACGGCCTCGTCTGGCGCGCGCGCAATACGCTCAACATCTGGGCCAGCACCACATACATCCAGCTGCTGCAACCCTTCGATCCGCTGAACCTCGGGAAAGACAGCCTGCAGGCCTTTTCCAAACATAGCTGGAACACCGTGGGGGCCGATTACGTGTCCAAGCCGCAGAGCCTCCTCACCTACGCCCTCAGCGCCCGCTACGGTGGTTATTATGCCGGCGGGCGGCGCTTCACGGCCACCGGGGAGCTGGGATACCGGTTCCAGCCGTACGTGAGCATCGCCATGAGCGCGAACTACAACCAACTGAACCTGCCGAAGCCCTGGGGCAACAACGGTTTCTGGCTCGTAGGCCCGCGGCTTGATGTTACCATGACCAACACGCTCTATTTCACCGGGTTCGTGCAGTACAACGAGCAGATGAAGAACATGAACCTCAACACCCGCCTGCAATGGCGCTACCGCCCGGCTTCGGACCTCTTCATCGTGTATACCGACAACTACCTGCCGGAACCGTTTTACGTGAAGAACCGCGCGCTGGTGCTGAAACTGGTGTACTGGCTGAACCTCTAA
- a CDS encoding DUF4139 domain-containing protein: MIKRFALLLMISPALPAAAQTPQFAPSSLKSVTVYSRGAEMTHTARLTVSKGVSKVVVTKVAGNIDESSIQVSAPGGVTVMSATFGRNFLPEIAEKPAYRKLQDSLESVKSSLSRLRNTRTAQEGTLALLDKNQALGGNGANVAELTKLAEYYTAKQIELRNSIYGLVEKEAKLAALMERIESQLAELNENPEAAGGQIALQVMAGADVNGPMEIRYVARDASWSTHYDLKLENISKPLKLVYKANVRQHTGLDWKNVKLTLNTGNPSSAGVVPELATWFLNPVVRLRGTADALAGRALGLQEVVVTGYGSEGSANMNKKAKMAPPPRR, from the coding sequence ATGATAAAAAGATTTGCCCTGTTATTAATGATATCTCCGGCGCTGCCGGCCGCCGCGCAAACGCCGCAGTTTGCGCCTTCCTCCCTGAAATCCGTTACGGTGTACAGCCGCGGCGCGGAAATGACGCATACCGCCCGGCTGACGGTTTCCAAAGGCGTCAGCAAGGTGGTGGTTACGAAAGTAGCCGGGAATATCGACGAAAGCAGCATCCAGGTGAGCGCGCCCGGCGGGGTAACGGTGATGTCTGCCACTTTCGGCCGCAACTTCCTCCCCGAAATCGCCGAAAAACCGGCGTACCGCAAGCTGCAGGACAGCCTCGAATCCGTGAAGTCCTCGCTCTCCCGGCTGCGCAATACGCGCACCGCGCAGGAAGGCACCCTTGCCCTGCTGGATAAAAACCAGGCATTGGGCGGCAATGGCGCCAACGTGGCGGAGCTGACCAAACTCGCTGAATACTACACCGCCAAACAAATCGAGTTGCGCAATAGCATTTACGGCCTGGTGGAAAAGGAAGCGAAACTGGCAGCGCTCATGGAGCGGATCGAAAGCCAGCTTGCGGAACTGAACGAAAACCCGGAAGCAGCAGGCGGACAGATCGCCCTGCAGGTAATGGCCGGCGCGGACGTGAACGGCCCGATGGAGATCCGCTACGTAGCGCGTGATGCCTCCTGGAGCACGCACTACGACCTGAAGCTCGAAAACATCAGCAAACCCCTGAAACTCGTCTATAAAGCCAATGTACGCCAGCATACGGGCCTCGACTGGAAAAATGTGAAGCTCACGCTCAATACGGGCAATCCTTCCAGCGCCGGCGTGGTGCCGGAACTGGCCACCTGGTTCCTCAACCCGGTGGTGCGCCTTCGCGGTACCGCGGACGCATTGGCAGGCAGAGCCCTGGGGTTACAGGAAGTAGTGGTAACGGGTTACGGCAGTGAAGGCTCGGCTAACATGAACAAGAAAGCGAAAATGGCGCCGCCGCCCCGCCGGTGA
- a CDS encoding DUF4139 domain-containing protein, protein MAAVPTAIVQHQTSASFDIDIPYDIAGNSENHSVVLKEMDMPAGYTYYAVPKLDQDAFLIANVQDFAAYNLLPGEANIMIGNRYAGKTWINPQATEDTLKVSLGRDRQVVVRRELMAQMSGTKMIGSSVRKAYTYEIRVRNGKQEAVKLQLKDQYPVSTDKNVEVELTEASGAASNAETGELTWELELKPGETRTLRLGYTVKHPKGIQYQGL, encoded by the coding sequence ATGGCCGCCGTTCCCACCGCGATCGTGCAGCACCAGACCAGCGCCAGCTTTGATATCGACATTCCTTACGACATCGCCGGGAACAGCGAAAACCATTCGGTGGTGCTGAAGGAAATGGATATGCCCGCCGGATATACCTACTACGCCGTTCCGAAACTCGACCAGGACGCCTTTCTTATTGCCAATGTGCAAGATTTCGCGGCATACAACCTGCTTCCCGGCGAAGCCAATATCATGATCGGCAACCGCTACGCCGGGAAAACCTGGATCAACCCGCAGGCCACGGAAGACACGCTGAAAGTAAGCCTCGGCCGCGACCGCCAGGTGGTGGTCCGCCGGGAACTGATGGCGCAGATGAGCGGTACCAAAATGATCGGCAGCTCGGTACGTAAAGCTTACACTTACGAAATCCGCGTGCGCAACGGCAAACAGGAGGCGGTAAAACTGCAGCTGAAAGACCAATATCCCGTATCTACCGATAAAAACGTGGAAGTAGAGCTCACCGAAGCCTCAGGCGCCGCATCCAACGCGGAAACCGGCGAGCTCACCTGGGAGCTGGAACTGAAACCGGGAGAAACCAGGACGCTGCGCCTCGGCTACACCGTCAAACATCCGAAAGGAATACAATACCAGGGTTTATAA